In the genome of Puntigrus tetrazona isolate hp1 chromosome 8, ASM1883169v1, whole genome shotgun sequence, the window CGGCGCGCATACTTTTCCCGGCTTCCACTTGATCTCCGTCGACTTCGAGGTCGGGTCTCCGCTTTCGTTCAGGTGAATTTCTTTGGAGAGGACTTTGTTCTCGAAATACATGTTTTCGTCGAAATACTGAAAGAGGCGACGGAAAACGGGGGTGAGTCGGGGGAAACAATACgtgaaaaaaattgatttccCGCCACTTACAAAATCTATTCTGTAGCCGGATTTGATGTCTTCGAACTCCGTCACCTCTACTCTGGTCAGGTAGTGGAGcgcctcctcatcctcctccccGAGAAGAGCCGAGACTGAATAACCCAACAGCATCACACCGGGTTCATTTTAACGCCGTGGTTAAATAGCTTCGTGTCAGCTCGGGAAAGGATCTCCTTACCTTGCGGGTGGTTGACAAATGTTGTGACCCAGAAGTTGGGGATTTTGGCTATGAGTTCCGACCTCTTCTGGAAGAACGGCTGGCGGAGTTTGTTGTATTTCTGTTCGACTTTGAGGATTTCCTCACTCGCCTGCTCGTTCAGTCTGCACACAAACGAAACGCGTTCGCACGGGATGGATCTGAGAGGTTATGCGTGCGAGGACGTTCAACGTACCTGTCGATTTCGTTCTGTACTTCATCGATGTGCTCGATGGCTTCTTGTTGCTCTTTTTCTAAACGAGAAAACAACGTTAAAGCACAACAACAAACCAAAACACCTGCTGTTCTCAATTTGCACGCTTGAAAGTAGAACTTGTAACTCCTTCACGTTCCATGCATAATTCCttcgaataataataatta includes:
- the seta gene encoding SET nuclear proto-oncogene a — protein: MSASAAKVSKKELNSNHDGGDETSEKEQQEAIEHIDEVQNEIDRLNEQASEEILKVEQKYNKLRQPFFQKRSELIAKIPNFWVTTFVNHPQVSALLGEEDEEALHYLTRVEVTEFEDIKSGYRIDFYFDENMYFENKVLSKEIHLNESGDPTSKSTEIKWKPGKDLTSRSGQTQSKAGKKRQHEEPESFFTWFTDHADSGADELGEVIKDDIWPNPLQYYLVPDMEDEEGEGEDEEEDEEGLDDIDEEGEDDGEEEDDDDGEDDDGEDD